One Gemmatimonadota bacterium DNA window includes the following coding sequences:
- a CDS encoding PepSY domain-containing protein encodes MTLRRTLLLSHLVIGCLLAPVLVVLGLTGAILAVQPELEDASNALLTGVEPGGPRLPLVELTARLQAAYPGATLQGVRFPERPDRALRITLHRPDGTDADLLVDPYHGVVLGTGEEYWSLRPVQVFHTRFGLDRYGAAIAAWSAVGLIFLSLSGMILWWPGKILSIVRTGSSRRILLHLHSALAAWSWIALMCFGVTAAGLYWQTPAYNTLARLTGAGPIPDGSGLSPATCPADSAAGFDRLVQAATAAQPGASLTWIEAGRAAGTPIRVAMRHPGDRTPAGRTTVFLDPCTATVLAQIATPTAPLAYRVVRQWTRELHTGDLWGWPTRTLAFLFSVTLPVVALSGPLLWWKGRRKGT; translated from the coding sequence GTGACCCTTCGCCGGACCCTGCTCCTCTCGCACCTCGTCATCGGCTGCCTCCTGGCGCCGGTGCTCGTGGTGCTGGGCCTCACCGGCGCCATCCTCGCGGTGCAGCCGGAACTCGAGGATGCCTCCAATGCCCTGCTGACCGGCGTCGAGCCGGGTGGCCCCCGCCTGCCGCTCGTGGAGCTGACGGCCCGGCTGCAGGCCGCCTACCCGGGGGCCACGCTCCAGGGCGTGCGCTTCCCCGAGCGGCCGGACCGGGCCCTCCGGATCACGCTGCATCGTCCGGACGGCACCGACGCCGACCTGCTCGTCGACCCCTACCACGGCGTGGTCCTCGGCACCGGCGAGGAGTACTGGTCGCTGCGGCCGGTGCAGGTCTTCCACACCCGGTTCGGGCTCGATCGCTACGGCGCCGCCATCGCGGCCTGGAGCGCGGTCGGGCTCATCTTCCTCTCGCTGAGCGGCATGATCCTCTGGTGGCCGGGGAAGATCCTCTCGATTGTCCGCACCGGCTCCTCGCGGCGGATCCTGCTGCACCTCCACAGCGCCCTGGCCGCCTGGTCGTGGATCGCCCTGATGTGCTTCGGGGTGACTGCCGCGGGGCTGTACTGGCAGACCCCGGCGTACAACACTCTGGCGCGGCTCACCGGCGCCGGACCGATCCCCGATGGCTCCGGGCTGTCCCCCGCGACGTGTCCCGCCGACAGTGCAGCGGGATTCGACCGGCTGGTCCAGGCCGCGACCGCGGCCCAGCCGGGTGCCTCCCTGACCTGGATCGAGGCGGGGAGGGCCGCGGGTACTCCCATCAGGGTGGCCATGCGCCACCCCGGCGACCGCACGCCGGCCGGCCGGACCACGGTCTTCCTCGACCCGTGCACCGCCACCGTCCTGGCCCAGATCGCCACCCCGACGGCGCCCCTCGCCTACCGGGTGGTGCGCCAGTGGACCCGGGAGCTGCACACCGGCGACCTCTGGGGCTGGCCCACGCGCACCCTCGCGTTCCTGTTTTCGGTCACCCTGCCGGTGGTGGCGCTGAGCGGTCCGCTGCTCTGGTGGAAGGGGCGCCGGAAGGGCACCTAG